The genomic segment AATGTACCATTGTTATTACCTCTTTTTGAAACCAATAATTTGTCTTTATTATACCGTACAGAACTGAAAAATGGCAATGGCTATAATTAAAGAATATTTGTCGAAATTGCCACAGGTATAGAGTGCTTCACATTAATTCTGGAAACAGATATTCTGTTTTGCGAGTACAGGATATCGGATTAGGACTGTTGTATCCAGATTTTCACGATGCATATCGACAGCATTGATCTGATGATTTTCATAGGTGGTATAATAATAAATTCCCTTTGTTGTGTTGCAGCAGGAAGTGTAGAGAGTGATCTCATATTTGCCTTTTGCTACTTCGCAGCAACCACGCTGCTGATCTACGGAGCCGAGGATGTGGAAGAACTGGCTGACGCTTTCGAGTTCGGAGTCGCCGGATCTGGAGTTCATTTTTGTGAAGGCAACTTTGGCAAAGCGGGAGGCGGAGGAAAGGTCTCCCGGGAGGCCGAGGGCGCCCATACCGCGGCTGTAGGATTGGAGTTCTAATCCTGGAGCGAAGGTGTTCTCTGGTTGGCGAGGGGAGAGAGACTGGTAGTTGTTAAGCTGGAACATCTGCTGTGGGAAGGGTGGGTTATTGGTTAGTACCCCTACAGGATTTTCGTAGATATGGAGGCCGTCCTGCATGGATTCGATAACGAGGCAGCCGGAAGCATCTGCGAGGATCCAGTGGAGCTGAGCACATGGGAAGTTCTCACTGAACTGTGTGTTGGTGAGATTCATAGTTGAGAGTCTCTGGCGGGCTTCTTTTAAGGTGGCACACTGGCTGAGAATCCATGGGATGAATTCGAA from the Blautia wexlerae DSM 19850 genome contains:
- the bsh gene encoding choloylglycine hydrolase; translated protein: MCTAATYKTKDFYFGRTLDYEFSYGDEITITPRNYPFHFRHSDKILNSHYAIIGMAHVAGDYPLYYDAINEKGLGMAGLNFVGNAVYAEPVSDKENVAQFEFIPWILSQCATLKEARQRLSTMNLTNTQFSENFPCAQLHWILADASGCLVIESMQDGLHIYENPVGVLTNNPPFPQQMFQLNNYQSLSPRQPENTFAPGLELQSYSRGMGALGLPGDLSSASRFAKVAFTKMNSRSGDSELESVSQFFHILGSVDQQRGCCEVAKGKYEITLYTSCCNTTKGIYYYTTYENHQINAVDMHRENLDTTVLIRYPVLAKQNICFQN